GCTATGTCGAATCACTGTCGGCTTATGCCCGGCAGTTTTTGGGCCAAATGGATAAACCTGATGTCGATTATATCGAAGGGTTGTCGCCGGCCATTTCAATTGATCAAAAAACGACCAGCCGCAATCCCCGTTCCACGGTTGGGACGGTAACTGAGATCTATGATTATTTACGGCTGATGTTTGCCCGCGCCGGGCGGCCGCATTGTCCGAAATGCGGCAAGGCAATCAGTCAGCAAACGGTTGAACAGATGGTTGATCAGATCCTGACTTTAGCCGGGGGAACCAAGCTGATGCTGCTGGCTCCGGTCGTCCATGGCAAAAAAGGCGAGCATCAGAAGGTGCTGGAGGATATCCGGAAAAACGGCTATGCCCGGGTGCGGGTAGATGGGCAAGTCCAGGATATTACCGAAGATATCAAGCTGGAAAGAAATAAAAAGCATACCATTGAAGTGGTAATCGACCGGCTGGTTATTCGTGAGGGGATTGACCGGCGATTGGCCGATTCCCTGGAGACCTCGCTGGACTTAGGCGGCGGTGTTGTAACCGTACAGATTGTTGACGGCAGTGAACTGGTATTCAGCCAGAACTTCGCCTGTGTTGACTGCGGGATTAGCCTGCCTGAAATTGCCCCGCGGATGTTTTCCTTTAACAGCCCTTACGGCGCCTGCCCGGATTGTACCGGATTGGGCAACAATATGGAATTTGATCCGGCCCTGGTTATTCCCGATCCCGGCAAATCATTCATTGACGGCCTGCTGGCTCCTTTCAGCAAGAATACCAATTCTTATACTATGTGTCAGCTGGAAGCGGTACTGGAGCGTTATGGCTTTTCGCTGTACAGCAGCTGGAATGAATTGCCGGATAACGTAAAAGATATCATTATGTATGGCTCAGGGGAGGAAAAATTCAGCTTCCGGTATGAAAATATGTATGGTGAAAACAAGATGTACCATGCAGTGTTCGAAGGCATTATGCCGCTATTAAACCGGCGGTACCGGGAAACCAGTTCAGACTGGTCCCGGGAAGAATACGAAGAATACATGAGCACCAAACCCTGCCCGGCTTGCAAAGGAGCGCGGCTTAAGCCGGAAACGCTGGCCGTAAAGATTGGCGGCAAAAATATCTATGAGGTTACCACGCTGACAATTGCCGAAGGCCGGCAGTTTTTTGCCGGTCTGGAACTTACGGAACGCGAGCAGAAAATTGCCTACCAGATATTAAAGGAAATCAATGCCCGGCTGGGCTTTTTACTGGATGTCGGCCTGGATTATCTGACGCTGGACCGCACCGCCGGCACCCTTAGCGGCGGCGAGGCGCAGCGTATCAGGCTTGCTACCCAGATCGGGTCCGGGCTGGTCGGTGTATTATACATTCTGGATGAGCCCAGTATCGGCCTGCACCAGCGGGACAATAACCGGCTGCTGGCAACGCTTAAGCATCTGCGGGATGTGGGCAATACGCTGCTCATTGTGGAGCATGATGAAGATACGATGTATGCGGCCGACCACATCATCGACATTGGTCCCGAAGCCGGAGCGGGCGGCGGACAGGTTGTGGCCCAGGGAACGGTCGAACAGATTAAAGCCAATCCAGCTTCGATCACCGGGCAGTATCTCAGCCGCCGGCGCTTTATTCCGGTACCGGCCGTCCGCCGCAAACCAAATGGAAAGTGGCTGGAAGTGATCGGCGCCAGGGAAAACAATTTGAAAAATTTAACCGTTAAGTTTCCGCTTGGCGTGTTTACTGCTGTTACCGGTGTATCCGGTTCCGGCAAGAGCACGCTGGTAAATGAAATCTTATATAAAGGCCTGGCCAGCCGGATTTACAAAAGCCGGACCAGACCGGGCGAGCATAAGGAAATCCGCGGCGCCGAGCATATTGATAAAATTATTGAGATTGATCAGTCGCCGATTGGCCGGACGCCGCGCTCCAATCCTGCCACCTATACCAGCTTATTTGATGCCATCCGCGAGGTGTATAGTCAAACGCCGGAAGCCAAAATGCGGGGCTATAAACCGGGACGGTTCAGCTTTAATGTGAAAGGCGGGCGTTGTGAAGCCTGCCGCGGTGATGGTATTATTAAAATTGAAATGCATTTTCTGCCCGATGTCTATGTGCCCTGCGAGGTTTGCAAAGGGGCCCGCTATAACCGGGAAACGCTGGAAGTGC
Above is a genomic segment from Dendrosporobacter quercicolus containing:
- the uvrA gene encoding excinuclease ABC subunit UvrA — its product is MREKIVIKGARQHNLKNIDLEIPRDKLVVITGLSGSGKSSLAFDTIYAEGQRRYVESLSAYARQFLGQMDKPDVDYIEGLSPAISIDQKTTSRNPRSTVGTVTEIYDYLRLMFARAGRPHCPKCGKAISQQTVEQMVDQILTLAGGTKLMLLAPVVHGKKGEHQKVLEDIRKNGYARVRVDGQVQDITEDIKLERNKKHTIEVVIDRLVIREGIDRRLADSLETSLDLGGGVVTVQIVDGSELVFSQNFACVDCGISLPEIAPRMFSFNSPYGACPDCTGLGNNMEFDPALVIPDPGKSFIDGLLAPFSKNTNSYTMCQLEAVLERYGFSLYSSWNELPDNVKDIIMYGSGEEKFSFRYENMYGENKMYHAVFEGIMPLLNRRYRETSSDWSREEYEEYMSTKPCPACKGARLKPETLAVKIGGKNIYEVTTLTIAEGRQFFAGLELTEREQKIAYQILKEINARLGFLLDVGLDYLTLDRTAGTLSGGEAQRIRLATQIGSGLVGVLYILDEPSIGLHQRDNNRLLATLKHLRDVGNTLLIVEHDEDTMYAADHIIDIGPEAGAGGGQVVAQGTVEQIKANPASITGQYLSRRRFIPVPAVRRKPNGKWLEVIGARENNLKNLTVKFPLGVFTAVTGVSGSGKSTLVNEILYKGLASRIYKSRTRPGEHKEIRGAEHIDKIIEIDQSPIGRTPRSNPATYTSLFDAIREVYSQTPEAKMRGYKPGRFSFNVKGGRCEACRGDGIIKIEMHFLPDVYVPCEVCKGARYNRETLEVRYKGKSIAQVLDMVVDEAVDFFRNIPKVHRKLQILQDVGLGYIKLGQPATTLSGGEAQRVKLATELARRSTGKTLYILDEPTTGLHTADIHRLLEVLQRLVDGGDSIVVIEHNLDVIKTADYLIDLGPEGGLRGGTLVAQGTPEQIAAAAKSYTGHFLKPLLAEAAAMNAAACRTVAE